The following nucleotide sequence is from Dehalococcoidales bacterium.
CTCCCTTTTTTTAGTACCTTTTATCGTTGCCTGACACAATGCCAGGACCAGATCCGCCAGGACCGGCGGAAATAAAACAAAGGGGTTTCACATGAAGGAATGGGACTTTATGACGTGCTGGGATCGTCTCTTTAATCTTGCTGCCAGAGGGGAGCATATTACTATTATCGAAAGTTGCATTAAAAATAGATTCTATGTTGGTACACCTAACGGCGGCATTTTTGTTGAGGGTACTCGAGACGAGATCGCCAGGAAGTTGTGCCAGGAAGAGATCGTTATTAAAAAGTAAGAGGAGGTGATTTTTATGCCTGAACAATCGGCCCAGATTGATTACCGCATGAACGATTCTCAGTTCATGTCCGCCGATGATAAGATGAAAGTCCTCCGGCAGTGGGAGACTTTCCTGGCCAGTTGCTGCCAGCATGACAAATTCGGCAAAGCACTCTATCATCATCTTATAGATCACTGCGATTTTATAGCCCACTACGATATCCATGGTTTTTACGCCGAATATTTCACTGAAGGATACAAAACAATCCAATTCCTCCGGCAATTTGACAGGACTAGCAGCTGCCTGGCTGCCGAGGGCATCGGCAATTTATGGTTGACCTCCAGGAACGAATACCATGATGTCAACAATGCTATGGTTCTGATCGCCGGCAAGTATATGCCCTATTTAATGCAGCATTTCAGTCATGAACAAAAGGACAAAGACCTGGCAATCGCCAGGCGATTATTGATCAGACACGGCTTAAAGCCGACCTTCTAAATTATTCAATATGTTAGAAAACAACACCGAGTTCTGGAAGAATAACTTCGGCCCGGCCTTTTTGTTTAATTCAGAGATCGAGCCGGGAAACGTTAAGCCGGCAGCCAGTACCAGAGTTGACTTCACCAGGCAAAGGCAGATAGCCGAAAAAATCTTTGCCCTGGAGAAAGCTAAAAAGCTGCTGGACTTCAAACCGCTGTACCCAGCTTTTATGGTGATGGGCGATAGCGGGACGTATAAATTAGTGTTCCATGAAAAGCCTTGATAGGAGGGNNNNNNNNNNNNNNNNNNNNNNNNNNNNNNNNNNNNNNNNNNNNNNNNNNNNNNNNNNNNNNNNNNNNNNNNNNNNNNNNNNNNNNNNNNNNNNNNNNNNTCTGCCGATTATCAAGAACGTTCTCCTGAAGGACGGCCAGATCCGCTCAACCGATTTGGATACCGAAATAATTGTCAATGTGCCCGAGATTTCAGGGGAGCCGGTCCTTTTACCCCACAAGACTCTTACGGAACTCCTGAAGTATGTGCCTGGCAATTTAATGGTTTCCATCACCGGTGAATCCAAAAAGGTTAAACTATCCTGGACCGGCGGCAGCTGCTCTTACCTAACACCGGATGCCAGCGATTTCCCGCCTTCCGCGCTGCGTATGCCGATGACCGAGGCGGTACTGAACGGTGATACCCTGATCGGCTCCCTGGTTGATGCCCTCAAGTATGCCGCTACCAATGACGCTCGTCCTGTCCTAACCGGTGTCAACGTCAAGCTGGGCGAAAATCTGGAGGTCTGCGCCGCTGATGGTTTCAGGGCATGCTACGAATCGCTCAAAATGTCCTATCCGGAACCGCAGTCAATCAACGTCCCGGCCGGCACAATCAAAATCATGGAAAAATTGTGGAACAAAGAGCCGGCCAGACCGTCGGGGGGTAACAGCCTGGTTTCTATGCTCACATCGGCCCGGCATCTTAAACTCGGCCTCTGGACCGGTTTTATGAGCGCTTCGTTTAACAATATCGTCATCACCAGTAAACTGATCGACGGGAAATTCCCGGACGTCCTGTCTCTCTTCAATTCTTTCCAGGAACCGATCAAGGTCCAGTTCTTAGGAACTGAACTCATGCTCGCTATCAAGAGAATCGAGAGAGTCGCGAAGGCTGGCACCGAGATCGTAAGGCTTCTCTGGGACGAAAAGAAGATGATCGTTTTGGCTAAGCATGATGAGGATTCAGAGGTAGAAGTAGAGATCCCCGTTCTGGAAGGCAGCAACCCGGGCAGAATAGCTCTCAAGTACGAATACCTGGAGGACTATCTCATGGACAAGCCCGGACTGATCACCATGGGCAACGCCGGCCGGACAACACCCTGCGTCTTTCACTTTGGCACCAGACCCCTCGTTTCCATCATGCCGATGAAAGCGAGCTGGTCCGACGATGCCCCCAAGGAGGAGGTCGCGGCCGGAGTCGCCGCCGGTGCGCCTGAAACAGAGGCCGATACCGCAGCCGGCGAATCGGAGCCCGCGGAAGAGGGCGGCGAGGAAGCAGAGGCAGCCGATGAGAACGGCGAAGAAGAACCAGTAACCCAGGAAAATGAGACAGAAGGAGAATAGATTAAAAAAATAAAAGTTT
It contains:
- a CDS encoding DNA polymerase III subunit beta, which encodes LPIIKNVLLKDGQIRSTDLDTEIIVNVPEISGEPVLLPHKTLTELLKYVPGNLMVSITGESKKVKLSWTGGSCSYLTPDASDFPPSALRMPMTEAVLNGDTLIGSLVDALKYAATNDARPVLTGVNVKLGENLEVCAADGFRACYESLKMSYPEPQSINVPAGTIKIMEKLWNKEPARPSGGNSLVSMLTSARHLKLGLWTGFMSASFNNIVITSKLIDGKFPDVLSLFNSFQEPIKVQFLGTELMLAIKRIERVAKAGTEIVRLLWDEKKMIVLAKHDEDSEVEVEIPVLEGSNPGRIALKYEYLEDYLMDKPGLITMGNAGRTTPCVFHFGTRPLVSIMPMKASWSDDAPKEEVAAGVAAGAPETEADTAAGESEPAEEGGEEAEAADENGEEEPVTQENETEGE